Below is a genomic region from Miscanthus floridulus cultivar M001 chromosome 1, ASM1932011v1, whole genome shotgun sequence.
ATTCTGTATTCGTCTGCTACCCTCTTAATGAAAACGGGCTCAGTTGAGCGCGGTCACGAAAAAAAAACATAGCACGCTGAAGATCGACATGAGCGAGCTcttgtcgtcgccgtcgccgtggcTGGCATCGAGAATGAAGGCACCGAGGTAGTCATACAAGCACTTCCTATCTCCAGGCCGTTCCCATGGGGACTCTAGCACCCTGTACTGCCTGGTCCAGGGATCGCACATGACGGCGTGCAAATCGTCACGGACAAAGGCGAGGAGGCCACCACGGCTGTCAGTGAGCACTGGGGATCTGTGCATGTGCTCAACGTCGATGAGGAAGTCAAGGGAGAGGCGCTGGTAGAGGCGTACTGTTGGCCGCGCTGGGAAAGGGACGAACTCGGTGACGGTAGAACACAAGCCTGGCTTCGTGGTGTTCACGGAGTAGTCAGTAGTGGCCTAGAAGATGGTTCGCTGGTGGAGGGAGCGGACGCGCTGGAGGAAGCCGTCGCCGGCGATCACGTGGCGCCAGAGCTTGCACGTGGCCGCGGCGCGGAAGAGGTAGATGGGCGTGCGGACACGCAGGAGGACCAGCTTCAGGACTTTATCGGGGAGGTCGTGGATGCTGGTCCGCATGAGCTGTTCGTCACCCATCCGTGCAGTGCCGGCCTTGCCTTGGCCGGGCGAGCCGCTCGTCACCCGTGACCCGTCTGCCCGCGCGCATCATCTGGTCCCTCAGCGCGCATGGACTCCATCTAAGCCGAAGTTGACGCAGAAAGGATTGTCCGCTGGTTCTCATCGGATGGGAAGAAGGTGAGATGAGCAGATGGGAAGAAGAAGGCGAGGACGGTGGATTCACGGTGTTATCTCTGAATCGTGACAGAATGCTAGTTTTCGGTGACGGAAGACTCTTTTGGTGGTATTTCACGTGTTCCAGATCTTTCAATGGTATTTTTCGAAAACACGATTCTTTCAAtgctatagaaccaattttcccGAAGAGAAATGGGTGACTTTCACCACACTTGGTTGAAGGCACGCGAAGTGTTTGTAAGAATGCTTAGCAGTGAAGGCGGGGCCAGCGTGGGCTGTGATACCCTGCTGGACGCCTCGGACCTCGCCAAGCGCCTCTGCAAGCTCATCATCTCCTGCCGGAAGGCCTGGGCCCTCGAGCACAAGCTCGACCACAGCGGCATCCGCGTCACGCCCGAGGTCGCGAAGCGCGTCCTTGAGCGCCTCGACAAAGCCGGCATGCTCGCGTACCGCTTCTTCGAGTGGACGCGCAGGCAGAAGCGCGGCGGGTGTGCCCATACCGTGCGTTCCTACCACACGGTGGTCGCGTCCCTAGCCAAGATCAGGCAGTACCAACTCATGTGGGACGTCGTGGCCGTCATGCGCAAGGAGGGTGCGGCCAATGTTGAAACGTTCGGCATCATCATGCACAAATATGCCCGGGCGCAGAAGTTTGATGAGGCAGTGTACACGTTCAACATCATGGAGAGGTATGGTGTTGCCCACAACCTCGCTGCCTTCAACAGCTTGCTTGGTGCACTGTGCAAGTCGAAGAACGTGCGCAAGGCGCAGGAGATCTTTGACAAGATGAATAATCGGTTCAGTCCTGATGCCAAGACCTATAGCATCTTGCTTGAGGGTTGGGGGAGAGCACCCAACCTCCCAAAGATGCGGGAGGTTTACAGCGATATGCTTGCCGCTGGTTGCCAACCTGACATTGTCACATATGGTATCATCGTCGATGCACTCTGCAAGACAGGCCGAGTCGAAGAGGCTGTCTGTGTCATGCAGGACATGAGCTCCAGGGGATGCCAACCGACAACCTTCATATACAGCGTCTTAGTGCATACTTATGGAGTTGATATGAGGATTGAGGATGCTGTTGCAACATTTTTGGATATGGAGAAGGATGGGATTGTGCCTGATGTTGTTGTGTACAATGCGCTCGTCACTGCCTTCTGCAAAGTGAAAAAGTTTGACAATGCCTTCAGAGTCATGGATGACATGGAAGGCCATGGAATCTCCCCCAATTCAAGGACCTGGAACATCATCCTAAATACTTTGATTAGCCTTGGAAAGGATGATGAGGCATATAGGGTCTTCCGCAGCATGATTAAGCGCTGCAAACCAGACTCTGATACTTACACCATGATGATAAAGATGTTCTGTGAGAATGATAAGATAGAGATGGCACTGAAGGTATGGAAGTATATGCGGTTGAAGCAGTTCTTGCCGAGCATGCACACATTCTCCGTGCTGATCAATGGTCTCTGTGACAAGGGTGAGGTTAGCCAAGCTTGTGTCCTGCTTGAAGATATGATAGAGAAGGGCATTAGACCTCCTGGTTCAACTTTTGGCAAACTGAGGCAGCTACTTTTGAAAGAAGGAAGGAAGGATGTGCTTGACTTTCTTGTCGAGAAAATGAAGATCCTCATTCAAGAACCTTTGTTTGATTGACCCTTCACTTCTCCATTGGTATGAATGCTTACTCCTGTCATCTATTTGGATACACGTGGTTAATATGGGGTAGATGCTCCAAATGCCTTCTCTTGTTTCTTCATTCTTAATTTGCAGTGCTATTTATGAATTATATCTGAGTTTCTGTTGCTGATACTCTCCATGGTTCATGTGCCACTCCAGCTGCTGAGCATATGCAGTTATCATTTAGGCTTTATGAATAGATGCTCCCAGTTGAAGGATCAATGGATGCCCAACCAAGCCATGGCTGTGTTATTAACGTCTCACTCAATCATTACTACTATCAATTATCAAACATCTCATGGCCAAAATGCTGAACTGCTGATATATTTGCTCACCGGAAACTTTTGTGTTGTAAGACTCAGACTTGAGTCCTCCAAAAGCAATGAACTACATGTGGTCAATGGATCAAGAGGAGCTGTTCAGCGCAAGAATCCTACAAGGACTGGTGTCAGTCACAAGTGTCCATGTTCTGAACTCGAGAACTTTGTGCCGAACTGCCAATTTGTTCAGGCACAAGTCACTGCTATATAGAAATTGGTACTGGTCTGAGCATTTGATCTATGAAAAGGGGCACCACATTTCTTGAGGATTTAAAACGATGGCTGGAATTGCTCTTACCTGCAGTACAACTAGCTCCATGCTTTCCTCCCGAAAGGATAAGTTGTGACGTTCAAGAAGAATACCAAGGAAATTACTGAGCTCAAGAAGGTAACATAAACGACTTGCTAATATTTTTCCCCTGCTGAACTGTATTTTTCCTGTTACATGTGACAGactatctttttttcttctcttttgtcAAACCAGTTGGCATTGCCCTGTGCCCCTGTGTGAAGCTACATAACAGGCATGAAAAGGTGAATAACGCTTTGGTGTCGTACAAGTAGCCAAGTAGTTGATCTTAGACTCTTAGCATTAGCTGTGCAGCTACCGAGTGGCCTTGTATCTCTGTACTTATGTTATAGAATTTGACAGCTCTTTCGGTCCAGTAGGGTTGTACATCATATAGCTATATTAAATTCAGAGGATGTGAAGATGCTATTTCAATTCACAGGATTGGAGAATCACCTTTTCGCAAATTGTGTGCAGTCCATCTATTTCAGTTCTGACAATGAGTAACTCTATGATATTGTGGTCATTAAACAGAATTAATGTTACAATCCTCTTCTCAGAAAGTACCTCGGCTACAGTAGCACTCACTACAAGACAAAATAGTGGTAAAAAACAGGGAAGGCAGTCAGCACAAAAGACTATAATACCATAAATAGTTGCAGATACAAAAGAAAACTGGAAATTAGTGGAAATAATCCAGTTATTTCAGATTAACTGGTAGGAGATCAGATGGTGGGAAGTGTGGGTGTACACTCCCAGAACCTAAGTTGAAGTCCTCTTCAACTCAAATTTGGGTGCCTCTTTCCTCTTTTTTACAATGAGGTGTCTTTTTTCACAATAACTGGGTGCAGAAAGTAAGGAAAGCAGGAGTCACTCGTGTAATCAGTAAGATAGCTAGGATGCTCCTAAATGTATTTTTTTTGCATTCCTTCTTTGTTGCTGTGTATATGTTTAAATTTAACAAAAATGCACGGCTAAATAAGGAAACTGGGGAAAAAGCAATCGAACATATGTATGATAACTAGGATGCTCCTAAATGTAATTTTCTTTGCACTCCGTATTTGTTGCATCTGAATATGCATTTCTATGTATATGTCTTAAATTTAACGAAATGCACTGCTAAATAAGAAACTGCAAAAAAAAAGCAATCGGACATAAAAAGTTGTGTTTAATAAGTATTAACTTGCAAGAGTGCATAGCATGCTCCTGCATTTCCCAGGAATTAGAAATGATTCAATGTGTGCTCTTAACGCTCAGATATTTAAATCATTTGTAACAAAAGATGATGTTGATGAACATTAGAAAACATAAGCCCAGAAGTAAGGAAACCGTCCACTGTGTATTGTCATGCTTAAATCCACAACCAGTTCAAGCTCCAACCAACATTCTATGCCTGAAACTTTCTTTTTAGTTAAGAGTGTGATGAGCTTACCTCCAATAGTAGCACCAACCATGGCTATTGCGAACAGCAAAGGCATGTTAGGGAGAGAGTATTCTTGCTCACATGGTTCTGCTATACAACTGGGTGGTAGAACATATATGATACAACTACTGAGAAGACATGCTTTGCTAAAGGAGGAAAATACAACTTCCTGCATATCATTATAGCTAGGTTTCCGTAACAAAGTTTTCTAGGAATTAAATTTAAGCTGTGTTCAATAAGACAGTATTAGGTTAGTTTAAATTGTTAGGAAAAGTTAAGTCTCCTTAAGCCTTATTTCAAATCAAAGGGCTGTGTTATCAGATGATACATGCTAAAATAGAGCAAGGGACTCACCATCATACCTGAAGATCAGATACGGACTTCATGAGATCATGTCCATATACACTAGCTGCATGGATGCCATCATCATTCCTAGAATCGGTGTGAATTGTGATCAGTCAGTGATGGGGCACGCCGAGCCGCAGAACACTTACTAGTTACTAGGACAGGACAGACTTGCAGTGCTGCAACTAGTAAAGGGAGAAGAAATGATTGTTCTGCATGTCAAAAGTGAATTAGTTACCTAAGGTAAAATTTTGCATCACATTGTGTAAGTATTGCAATGACTTTGTCAGAAAGATGAATTATAAATTTGGTTAATCATGATCAGTAGTGACATCACATTCTAggaaaaaaacacaaaaatgagCAGTAACTTACACATTCTTAATACTATCAAATACTTCATTAaattgaccaacataattgtggtgttaattttttttttgttgcgaACAAATTGTGGTGTTAACTAAACAGGTGTCAAGATAAATTCATCCAATAGAATCCATATTAACTTAACAATGTGATCCTATGGAAATAATACATGCATTGCAAGAAAATGACAACAAAAAGGTGAAATTTTTCTTTCCCAGTTTTCAGGCAGAACCACAAAGCAAGGATGAAACATTAAAGATCAAATGGCAACACTCTTCTAGCAAGCAAAGACTTTACAAACTTAAAGTGGGTGTTTTTGTTACAAAAGCACTCACTCTAAGCGCAGAGATACATGCTGCCACGTTCAAAGAAACGGAGACATGTGGACCTGATAGAAGCAAGTTTTAGAATGGAGGCTACTCAAAGGTCAAAGCTGTATTTCCCTTTTAAGGGAGTGCATAAGcacaccgccccccccccccccccccccccccctcccccccaaaCCCAACACACACACAAACACTAAAAGCCAGGCTAATAGTAGAGCGGGCTGCCGGGTGTAAAAATCTTTACAGCTTACCTCTCGGTCCACTCATATAATAGTTACTTTTCACTATTAATTCTAGCTCCACTCATTTCTCTCACAGAGTTTTTCGGTTCCTGTGTCTAAGTCGGCTACTCCTCTCTACTCCATCTCAACATTCAGTCTGCTTATAGGTTATTATTATACTTATTCTAACAAAAGCACCTAGCTAAGCATTAGCACAGTTATTACCGAAGTCAAGC
It encodes:
- the LOC136476722 gene encoding pentatricopeptide repeat-containing protein At1g77360, mitochondrial-like, whose product is MGDFHHTWLKAREVFVRMLSSEGGASVGCDTLLDASDLAKRLCKLIISCRKAWALEHKLDHSGIRVTPEVAKRVLERLDKAGMLAYRFFEWTRRQKRGGCAHTVRSYHTVVASLAKIRQYQLMWDVVAVMRKEGAANVETFGIIMHKYARAQKFDEAVYTFNIMERYGVAHNLAAFNSLLGALCKSKNVRKAQEIFDKMNNRFSPDAKTYSILLEGWGRAPNLPKMREVYSDMLAAGCQPDIVTYGIIVDALCKTGRVEEAVCVMQDMSSRGCQPTTFIYSVLVHTYGVDMRIEDAVATFLDMEKDGIVPDVVVYNALVTAFCKVKKFDNAFRVMDDMEGHGISPNSRTWNIILNTLISLGKDDEAYRVFRSMIKRCKPDSDTYTMMIKMFCENDKIEMALKVWKYMRLKQFLPSMHTFSVLINGLCDKGEVSQACVLLEDMIEKGIRPPGSTFGKLRQLLLKEGRKDVLDFLVEKMKILIQEPLFD